A window of the Streptomyces sp. Ag109_O5-10 genome harbors these coding sequences:
- the obgE gene encoding GTPase ObgE has translation MTTFVDRVELHIAAGNGGHGCASVHREKFKPLGGPDGGNGGRGGDVTLTVDQSVTTLLEYHHSPHRKATNGKPGEGGNRAGKDGQDLVLPVPDGTVVLDKAGNVLADLVGHGTSYVAAQGGRGGLGNAALASARRKAPGFALLGEPGDIDDIVLELKTVADVALVGYPSAGKSSLISVLSAAKPKIADYPFTTLVPNLGVVTAGSTVYTIADVPGLIPGASQGRGLGLEFLRHVERCSVLVHVLDTATLESERDPVSDLDVIEEELKQYGGLGDRPRIVVLNKIDVPDGKDLAEMVRPDLEARGYRVFEVSAVAHLGLRELTFALGDLVAKARAAKPKEEATRIVIRPKAVDDAGFSVTQEDDGLFRVRGEKPERWVRQTDFNNDEAVGYLADRLNRLGVEEQLMKAGARAGDGVAIGPEDNAVVFDWEPTMMSGAEMLGRRGEDHRFEEQRPAVQRRRDRQAERDESLREYGDFDPFE, from the coding sequence ATGACCACCTTCGTGGACCGCGTCGAGCTGCACATCGCCGCGGGTAACGGAGGCCACGGCTGCGCCTCCGTGCACCGGGAGAAGTTCAAGCCGCTCGGCGGCCCGGACGGCGGCAACGGCGGTCGCGGCGGCGACGTCACCCTGACCGTCGACCAGTCGGTGACGACCCTCCTCGAGTACCACCACTCCCCGCACCGCAAGGCCACCAACGGCAAGCCCGGCGAGGGCGGCAACCGGGCAGGCAAGGACGGCCAGGACCTCGTCCTGCCGGTGCCCGACGGCACCGTGGTGCTGGACAAGGCCGGCAACGTCCTCGCCGACCTCGTCGGCCACGGCACCTCCTACGTCGCCGCCCAGGGCGGCCGCGGCGGCCTCGGCAACGCGGCCCTCGCCAGCGCCCGCCGCAAGGCCCCCGGCTTCGCCCTGCTCGGCGAGCCCGGCGACATCGACGACATCGTCCTCGAGCTGAAGACCGTCGCCGACGTGGCGCTGGTCGGCTACCCGAGCGCCGGCAAGTCCTCGCTGATCTCCGTGCTGTCCGCCGCCAAGCCGAAGATCGCCGACTACCCGTTCACCACCCTGGTGCCCAACCTCGGCGTGGTGACCGCCGGTTCCACCGTCTACACCATCGCCGACGTGCCCGGCCTCATCCCCGGTGCCAGCCAGGGCCGCGGCCTCGGCCTGGAGTTCCTGCGCCACGTCGAGCGGTGCAGCGTCCTCGTCCACGTCCTCGACACCGCGACCCTGGAGTCCGAGCGCGACCCCGTCTCCGACCTCGACGTCATCGAGGAGGAGCTCAAGCAGTACGGCGGCCTCGGCGACCGGCCCCGCATCGTCGTCCTCAACAAGATCGACGTGCCCGACGGCAAGGACCTCGCCGAAATGGTCCGCCCCGACCTGGAGGCCCGCGGCTACCGCGTCTTCGAGGTGTCCGCCGTCGCCCACCTGGGCCTGCGCGAGCTGACGTTCGCACTCGGCGACCTCGTCGCCAAGGCCCGCGCCGCCAAGCCGAAGGAGGAGGCGACCCGGATCGTCATCCGTCCCAAGGCCGTCGACGACGCCGGTTTCAGCGTCACCCAGGAGGACGACGGCCTCTTCCGGGTGCGCGGCGAGAAGCCCGAACGCTGGGTCCGCCAGACCGACTTCAACAACGACGAAGCCGTCGGCTACCTCGCCGACCGTCTCAACCGCCTCGGCGTGGAAGAGCAGTTGATGAAGGCGGGCGCCCGGGCCGGCGACGGCGTCGCCATCGGCCCCGAGGACAACGCCGTGGTCTTCGACTGGGAGCCGACCATGATGTCCGGCGCCGAGATGCTCGGCCGCCGCGGCGAGGACCACCGCTTCGAGGAGCAGCGCCCCGCCGTGCAGCGCCGCCGCGACCGGCAGGCGGAACGCGACGAGTCCCTGCGGGAGTACGGCGACTTCGACCCGTTCGAGTAG